The Candidatus Hinthialibacter antarcticus genome includes the window TTATTCCAGCGTGATTACCGCGCTGACATCGCTCTACCGTTCTGACGATCTCCGCATGTTGTTGCATACGCCAGTCAAGATCGAACTTGTCTTACTGATGAAATGGTTTGACGTAGCAGTGCGCAGCGCAATCACGCTGGTCGGATTTTGCATTCCCCCGATGATCGCGTTGGGGCTGCAACTTCAACTCGAACCGGCGTTCTATTTTGCGTTTATCACGGCGACGTTATTACTGGCGGCGCTAGCGGTCAGTCTTGCGATGATCGCGGCGTTCTTGTTGATGTCGGTGTTCCCCGCGAAGCGCCTTCATCAATCGCTGTCCGTCCTGGGGCTGTGCATCGCCGTCGCCCTGATCGGCGGGCTGCGCTTTCTTCATCTCGAAACGCTTTGGAGCGACGAGGCGTTGGCGAACCCGATGCTGACGTTTTTTCAACAGAAGCCAAGCGGGTGGGTGCAATACGGCCCTGGCATGTTGTTCGCTCAAGCGGTGCAGCCTTATTTGGGAATGAACATTCAAACCGCCGGCATTCTGCCCGTCGCATTGATTGGGCTGGCGTCGGTGTTTTTCTCTTTGGCGGTCGGTCGGACGTTGTTTCTTTCTGGGTGGTGGAAGTGTCAGGAGCAGGGCGACCCCGGCGTGAAGCGCGTACGCAGCATGTCCGAAACTTTTTGGGAACGCAATCTGCATCGCGGCCCGATTTCCGCCCTGATGGGAAAAGACTGGCTGATTACCCGTCGCGATCCCTCCATCTGGACGCAATTGTTTATGATGGTTCCGCTGGTCGCGTTGTACTTGGTCAATCTCTCGTTTTTGCCCGTCAAACAAGAAGGGCTTGCCCCGGTTCTCGCAGCGGCGAATGTTGGCGTGATCGCATTGCTGATCGCGGTGATTGGCGCCCGTTTTGTGTTTCCATCAGCCAGCCGTGAGGGCAGGGCGGTGTGGACGCCGAGCGTTGCGCCGATTGGGGCTTGGCGCCGCATTGTTCAAAAAATCCTGTTCGCCGCGCCTCCGGTGGCGTTGGTGTCGGGTGCGATGTTAATCGGTTCATGCCGGATATTGGACTTGCCTTACGATCTTTCGCTCTGGTCAATCGTGATCGGCGGGGTCGCATCGGTGCAAATTAGCCTGATGGCGGTGTTTTTAGGATTTTGCTTTCCTATTTATCACTATCGCCATTTGATGGAAGTCTCACTGGGCAAAGGCGCTTTTTTATACATGGCATTGGCGGTGTTAGAAATTTCCGGCCTGCTCTATTTCTCCGTTCAGTCGGCGTTGTTTGAGCCGGGCGCCGTGTTAGAACTGTCCAATATGCGCATCTTGCTATGGTTATTGGCCTGGACTTTGGCAACCCTTGGCTTTGGGTTTTGGAGTCTTGTGAAAACCCGCCAATTTGAATGGAACCTGTAACTGCGGTTTGATCTTTCTTCGACTTAAATGGTATGATCGTAGGCAGGGTATCAATTTGCCCGTCATCATCTTGTATTCGATAGGAGCCAAATCAATGAAACGCATCTTGAGTATCGCGCTTGCTGCTGCATTTGTTTGTGCATTTGGGTTTAGCGTCCCCGCGCAAGACGGGCCAATCAACGTCTTGTTTTTAACCAGCTCAGCAGGGTTTGAGCACGCTGTCATTAAACGGGAAAACGGCGACCTTGGTTTTGTTGAAAAACTCATGGTCAAACTGGGGGCGGAAGAAGGCATCCGCGTTCTCCCCACCAAAGACGGCGGACTCATCAGCAAAGAGACCTTGCCGCTGTTTGACGTGGTCATGCTTTATACCACGGGCGACATTACCAAAGCCGGAAACGACGGCAGCATCCCCACTTCCGAAGCGGGACGCCAAGCCTTAATCGAATGGGTCGCGGCAGGCGGCGCTTTGGTTGGAACGCACACCGCGTCAGATACATTCCACGGCTGGAAGCCCTACCTGGAAATGATCGGCGGGCAATTCATGACGCACGGCAAACAACAAGACGGCGTATTGACCGTCAAAAAACACCCCATCACCTCTCATTTGCCTGAAAAATGGAAACTGTTTGAAGAATGGTATTGCTACAAAAACCTGCAAGAAGATTTTACGCCCATCATGTTGCTCGACGGTTCGCAGATGGATGAAGACTACTACAAAGAAGCGGGTCTGTACCCTCATGGCTGGGTGGAAGATTTTGGCAAAGGCCGCGTGTTCCATTCGGCGTTAGGCCACCGTCAGGATGTTTGGGAGAATCCCGATTTCCAAAAAATGATTATTAAAGCGATTAAATGGACAGCGAAGAAATAGTCTAAGATTCATTGATAAGATTCAGCACGAAAAATGGGCGGTCAATTGACCGCCCATTTTATATTTTTGAATCCGTGTAAAACATTGATGATCCGAATGAATTATCCGGCTGCTGCGGTTTTTTCTTCTTCGGCTTTTTCGGCCTGTTTGGTTTGTTGCTCGGCTTTTTTTACATACTCGTCAAACCACTTATTGGCTTTCTTTAACACGGCGCGAAGTTTCACCAAGCGTTCTTTGTCGGCCTTATTGACTGGTTGCATGCTATCAGGGGTCAATAAAACCGCGTTGAAAAATTTCTGGTCTGGGTCCTTTGAGCGAAGATCAATAATGCCAGAGGCGTCTAAGAAGTGCGCAATGGCTTTTCGCGGGCCTGCTTTGGTCGGGTCAAATATGTCATCGTTTGCGAATAGTATTTTTTGAAGGTGCGCCATTAGCCCTTCTTTGGTGCCTTTTTCTCCGAGTTTGCCAACATCATCAGGCGGCAGACGATTTTCAACATTAAATTTGGCTGCGATTTCTTCGAGTTTCATCGCTCGTGAAACTGTCTTGCCAAACATTCCTTGCTTTTCTTTGATGGTGGGCAGTTTGCCGTTATTAAGAAATTTGACGCGGTCTTTAAAGATATCCATCACAGAGCGCGCTTCTAACTCCATGCGGGATTTGCGAAGAATATTCACAATGTTCGCAATCTTATCTTTGGGAAAGAGTTGGTCCGCTTTTTCAGGACCAAGCACAAAGTTACCTAATTTATTGATTAAATCATATAAGTCTTTGCGGCATTCTTCATAGATGGAATCTTCGCTTTCGCCAACGCCCATCAAGTTTTCTATGGCGATGCTGGAGGGAGACTGCTTTGTCGTCGTTCTGCCCGTCTCCATATCATGCTTTGTCCGCTCCAGTTCTTTGGCGGACTGCATGCGCTTGAGGCGCTCTTGAATTTCCTCCTGGCTGACATTGTATTTTGTGTTCGTTTTCTTCTGCATTGTGGAGTAATCCTTAAAATAATGAGCGTAAAAGTTTAGCTCAAATAATCCCCTCAAATCCTAAAGAAAAACAGAAAAAAAGAATATTTCTTTAATATTATAGCATTTTTTTACAAGTGCGTGAATGAAATCTTACAATCATTCTACCCGAGTTGTCAACATTTAAATCATTTATTTAAATACGCTTTTTTATCAACTTGAATTTACTTGCTTAATCCTTCATCGTAAGGCACCGATCATACATTATAACTCTAATTTGGTGAAATATACATGAATTTGACTCCTGCGATCTTAGGAGGCCGCTGCGCCGCCTCACCAGCATTACCCTTTGCTCGACCTTTGCTTCCTTCTTATGACGATGTTGCTGGACAATATCGGTCAATTTTTTCCAGCGGCATGGTGACCACCGGCCCCTATGCGGAGCAATTCGCCGAAGCCGTTGCTGATCGTCTTGGCGTTAAGTACGCCGTGTGCGTCTCGAGTTGCACGTCGGGGTTAATGCTTGCCTATCAAGCGCTGAGTCTCCCCAAAGAAGCGACGGTACTTGTTCCCAGTTTTACGTTTATGGCCTCTGGCTTAGCATCGCTTTGGAACCATCATCATTTAAAGTTTATCGACATAGACCCTAAAACCCTTAATCTAGATCCAAAAAATCTTGAAGAATCAATCACAGATGATTGTGAACTCGTGATTGGAGTCCATCAATTTGGCGCACCGGCTCCAATTGAAGAAATCCAAACCATTGCTGAAAAACATAGTCTTCAGGTCTTATATGATTCTGCGCATGGTCTGGGTTCTCTGCATCATGGTAAGCCGCTGGGCGGCAATGGCCGCGCGGAAATTTTTAGCCTTTCGCCCACCAAACTGGTTGTTGCGGGAGAAGGCGGCGTCGTCGCGACGAATGACGAAGAGATTGCCTATCATTTACGCATAGGCCGAAATTACGGCAACCCGGGCGACTATGATTGCTTGTTTCCTGGGATGAATGCCCGGATGAGCGAATTTCACGCGATCTTAGGGTTGCATTCACTCAAAATGCTTGAGGGCGCGGTTCATACGAGAAACAAGATCGTTGGGTATTATCGTGAGCGGTTGGGCGCATTGCCAGGCGTGGCGTTCCAGCAAATTGCAGAATATGACCGTTCATCGTATAAAGATTTCACTTTGATTCTTGAACCCGGTGAATTTGGTTTGAACGCCCAACAACTCGCCAAGGCTCTCGACGCAGAGGGAATCGGCTCGCGTATGTACTACGCTCCGGTATTGCACCAGATGAAAGTTTATCAACAATTCGTCGACTTTGATCCAGCCGAGCGGTTGCCTAACACGGTCTATTTAGCCACGCGGGCGATCTCGCCGCCGCTGTACTCAGATATGCGCGAACAAGAGGCCGCCGTCGTTTGTGAGGCGATTGAACGCATTCAAACGAACGCAAAAGCCGTTTTAGCGCGATTAACTGCGTAACTTCTTTTCATTTGAGTATTTTTCGCCTTGCCAGCCAGGCCGATGTTCTTTATGATATGCTTATCCAAACATTTTGTTCCGAAAAGGAGCATGGAGGAAACAATGAATAAAAGCCTTCTTACAATGTGGGCGTTGGCAGGCCTCGTATGCCTGGCGACGATGGGTTGTGCAAGCGGCGGTAAATTAGCGGATGCGGATATCGCCACTAGCATTAAAGGACAACTCGAAGCTCCGTCTGGACCTGAGGGACCGTTTGCCATTGATATTTTCGTAACCAAGAGCGAAGTCACGCTTGACGGTAAAGTGGACAGCGATGCCTCCAAGCAACAAGCGATGGGAATTGCGCAGTCGACGGAAGGCGTCAAAGGCGTTAAGAGCTTTTTGATTATTCCATGAGG containing:
- a CDS encoding ThuA domain-containing protein; protein product: MKRILSIALAAAFVCAFGFSVPAQDGPINVLFLTSSAGFEHAVIKRENGDLGFVEKLMVKLGAEEGIRVLPTKDGGLISKETLPLFDVVMLYTTGDITKAGNDGSIPTSEAGRQALIEWVAAGGALVGTHTASDTFHGWKPYLEMIGGQFMTHGKQQDGVLTVKKHPITSHLPEKWKLFEEWYCYKNLQEDFTPIMLLDGSQMDEDYYKEAGLYPHGWVEDFGKGRVFHSALGHRQDVWENPDFQKMIIKAIKWTAKK
- a CDS encoding BON domain-containing protein, whose translation is MNKSLLTMWALAGLVCLATMGCASGGKLADADIATSIKGQLEAPSGPEGPFAIDIFVTKSEVTLDGKVDSDASKQQAMGIAQSTEGVKGVKSFLIIP
- a CDS encoding DegT/DnrJ/EryC1/StrS family aminotransferase, which gives rise to MNLTPAILGGRCAASPALPFARPLLPSYDDVAGQYRSIFSSGMVTTGPYAEQFAEAVADRLGVKYAVCVSSCTSGLMLAYQALSLPKEATVLVPSFTFMASGLASLWNHHHLKFIDIDPKTLNLDPKNLEESITDDCELVIGVHQFGAPAPIEEIQTIAEKHSLQVLYDSAHGLGSLHHGKPLGGNGRAEIFSLSPTKLVVAGEGGVVATNDEEIAYHLRIGRNYGNPGDYDCLFPGMNARMSEFHAILGLHSLKMLEGAVHTRNKIVGYYRERLGALPGVAFQQIAEYDRSSYKDFTLILEPGEFGLNAQQLAKALDAEGIGSRMYYAPVLHQMKVYQQFVDFDPAERLPNTVYLATRAISPPLYSDMREQEAAVVCEAIERIQTNAKAVLARLTA